The SAR324 cluster bacterium genome includes a window with the following:
- a CDS encoding type II toxin-antitoxin system mRNA interferase toxin, RelE/StbE family — protein MIELVWDESLLRTLKKWRKKHPDLLLRFADRIELFSNEPFHPFLKTHTLSGNLEGYHAFSITYEYRMVFKFISDTKVLLVDIGTHDEVY, from the coding sequence ATGATTGAACTGGTTTGGGATGAGTCACTGTTAAGAACTCTGAAAAAATGGAGAAAGAAACACCCTGATTTGTTACTGCGTTTTGCGGACCGTATTGAACTATTCAGCAATGAACCTTTTCACCCATTCCTGAAAACGCATACATTGAGTGGTAATCTTGAAGGATACCATGCTTTCAGTATCACTTATGAGTATCGGATGGTTTTCAAATTCATTTCTGATACAAAAGTACTGCTTGTTGATATCGGTACTCATGATGAAGTTTATTGA
- a CDS encoding DUF1330 domain-containing protein: protein MRTVEPSEEKMNAWLNEPVDNKPIVMLNLLSFNEQANYESGALDSSPCSGKKAYDRYSKAVINLLWEIGGQILLMGKVRSQLIAPDEESWDQFMLIYYPNRDAFKKMVTSDAYKKIMHHRTAALKDSRLIETHLIKLPDIALKFLSKLTRMKALVSPRI from the coding sequence ATGAGAACTGTGGAACCGTCAGAAGAAAAAATGAATGCCTGGTTGAATGAACCAGTGGATAATAAACCCATTGTCATGCTGAATTTGCTGAGTTTCAATGAGCAGGCGAATTATGAATCAGGAGCTTTGGATTCGAGTCCCTGTTCCGGGAAAAAAGCCTATGATCGTTACAGTAAAGCTGTGATTAATTTGCTTTGGGAAATTGGCGGGCAGATTTTATTGATGGGTAAAGTCAGATCTCAATTGATAGCTCCTGATGAGGAATCCTGGGATCAATTCATGTTGATTTACTACCCCAATCGTGACGCATTCAAAAAAATGGTGACCTCCGACGCCTACAAGAAAATCATGCATCATCGAACGGCCGCCTTGAAGGATTCAAGACTGATTGAAACACATTTGATTAAATTGCCTGACATCGCTTTGAAATTTTTAAGCAAACTCACCCGAATGAAAGCCTTGGTTTCACCCAGAATCTGA